The following proteins come from a genomic window of Pyxidicoccus sp. MSG2:
- a CDS encoding efflux RND transporter permease subunit, which translates to MHKLISACLHFRLIPIAAAVLLLILGYASLRGMPLDVFPEFAPPLVEIQTEVPGLSSLEVEKLVTTPLENGLAGVPALKTLRSKSVLGLSSVVLIFERGSDLFRARQLVQERLARLAPTLPSVARPPVMLSPVSATSRVLKVGLRSDTLDRMALSDVARWTLRPRLMGIPGVANVAIWGQRDRQFQVKVDPERLRAANVTLDDVLRAARDASLPSSGGFIDTPNQRLAVSLPGSTTLAALEEVPVAFRNGASIRLADVATVREGHPPPIGEGIVDDTAGILLIIEKQPWGNTLEVTEQVEAALEQLRPALQGVTVVPGIFRPATFIETAVGNLRHAVLLGCVMVIVVLFAFLQDVRTAAISLVAIPLSLVGAIVALRLVGATLDTMVLAGLVLALGEVVDDAIIDVENVQRRLAENRALGHPRSAFQVVLDASLEVRSAVVYATVIVVLVFLPVFLLEGVSGAFFRPLAVAYVLAVGASMAVALTLTPVLCLLFLAGKGEARTPRLGGWLRERVRPLVAWMMERPRVAVRSVLAVLLGGGILAAMLGEGFLPHFQESDFLMHWVAKPGTSGDAVLRTALRASEELRAIPGVRHFGAHIGRAEVADEVVGPNFAELWISLDAVDDYPATVQRIHEVVEGYPGLYRDVQTYLQERIKEVLSGASGSIVVRASGPDLDTLRTKARDIEAKLRDIPGVVNLKVEPQVLVPQLQVRLEPEAGRRLGLTPGDVQRAVATLLQGTKVGEVYRDERTLDVVVWGEDSLRQDVAAVRALRLLAPSGMPYRLGDVARVEIASVPNIIQHEGASRRLDITCDARDRALGAVVTDIRAALSGLDWPTGHHAEVLGEYAERESARARLLGFSVLAVLGIALVLYLDFQSGRLVAFTLGTLPFALVGGVVGVLLTGGVVSLGSLVGFVTVLGVAARNGILLVSHYRHLEASEGVPFGSELVLRGTLERLQPMAMTTLTTALALVPLVAGGLKPGQEIEHPMAVVILGGLFSSAVLNVLLVPSLYLRFGRGAASGARAGP; encoded by the coding sequence ATGCACAAGCTCATCTCCGCCTGCCTCCACTTCCGACTCATCCCCATCGCCGCGGCGGTCCTGCTGCTCATCCTCGGCTACGCGAGCCTTCGTGGCATGCCGCTGGATGTCTTCCCCGAGTTCGCGCCGCCGCTGGTGGAGATCCAGACGGAGGTCCCCGGCCTCTCCAGCCTGGAGGTGGAGAAGCTCGTCACCACGCCCCTGGAGAACGGCCTCGCGGGCGTGCCCGCGCTGAAGACGCTGCGCTCCAAGTCCGTGCTGGGCCTGTCGTCCGTGGTGCTCATCTTCGAGCGGGGCTCGGACCTGTTCCGGGCGCGGCAGTTGGTGCAGGAGCGGCTGGCGCGCCTGGCGCCCACGCTGCCCTCCGTGGCGCGCCCACCGGTGATGCTCTCCCCCGTGTCGGCGACGAGCCGGGTCCTCAAGGTGGGCCTGCGCTCCGACACGCTGGACCGGATGGCGCTGTCGGACGTGGCGCGGTGGACCCTCCGCCCCCGGTTGATGGGCATACCGGGCGTGGCGAACGTCGCCATCTGGGGACAGCGGGACCGCCAGTTCCAGGTGAAGGTGGACCCCGAGCGGCTGCGCGCCGCGAACGTCACCCTGGATGACGTCCTCCGCGCCGCGCGCGATGCGAGCCTTCCGTCCTCGGGTGGCTTCATCGACACGCCCAACCAGCGACTGGCGGTCAGCCTGCCGGGCTCCACCACGCTGGCGGCGCTGGAGGAGGTGCCCGTGGCCTTCCGCAACGGAGCGTCCATCCGGCTGGCGGACGTGGCCACGGTGCGGGAAGGACATCCACCGCCCATCGGCGAGGGCATCGTCGACGACACGGCCGGCATCCTGCTCATCATCGAGAAGCAGCCCTGGGGCAACACCCTGGAGGTCACCGAACAGGTGGAGGCCGCGCTCGAACAACTGCGTCCGGCACTCCAGGGCGTCACCGTGGTGCCCGGCATCTTCCGGCCGGCGACCTTCATCGAGACCGCGGTGGGCAACCTCCGGCATGCCGTGCTGCTTGGCTGCGTCATGGTCATCGTCGTCCTCTTCGCCTTCCTCCAGGACGTGCGGACGGCGGCCATCAGCCTCGTGGCGATTCCGCTGTCCCTGGTGGGCGCCATCGTCGCGCTGCGGCTGGTGGGGGCCACCCTGGACACCATGGTGCTCGCCGGGCTCGTGCTGGCACTGGGCGAGGTGGTGGACGATGCCATCATCGACGTGGAGAACGTGCAGCGGCGCCTGGCGGAGAACCGGGCGCTGGGCCATCCCCGCTCCGCCTTCCAGGTGGTGCTCGACGCGTCGCTCGAGGTCCGCAGCGCCGTCGTCTATGCGACTGTCATCGTCGTCCTCGTCTTCCTGCCGGTGTTCCTGCTGGAGGGGGTGAGCGGCGCCTTCTTCCGTCCGCTCGCGGTGGCCTACGTGCTGGCGGTGGGCGCCTCCATGGCGGTCGCGCTCACGCTGACGCCGGTGCTGTGCCTCCTGTTCCTGGCGGGGAAGGGCGAGGCGCGGACGCCCCGGCTGGGCGGCTGGCTGCGCGAGCGCGTCCGCCCGCTCGTGGCCTGGATGATGGAGCGGCCCCGGGTGGCGGTCCGGAGCGTCCTCGCCGTGCTGCTGGGGGGAGGCATCCTGGCGGCGATGCTGGGCGAGGGCTTCCTGCCCCACTTCCAGGAGTCCGACTTCCTCATGCACTGGGTGGCGAAGCCGGGAACGTCCGGCGACGCGGTGCTGCGCACGGCCCTGCGGGCCAGCGAGGAGCTGCGGGCCATCCCGGGTGTCCGTCACTTCGGCGCGCACATCGGCCGGGCGGAGGTGGCCGACGAGGTGGTGGGCCCCAACTTCGCGGAGCTGTGGATCAGCCTGGACGCCGTGGACGACTACCCGGCCACCGTCCAGCGCATCCACGAGGTGGTGGAGGGCTACCCCGGCCTCTACCGCGACGTGCAGACGTACCTCCAGGAGCGCATCAAGGAGGTGCTCAGCGGCGCCAGCGGCTCCATCGTGGTGCGCGCCTCGGGGCCCGACCTGGACACGCTGCGCACGAAGGCGCGCGATATCGAAGCGAAGCTCCGGGACATTCCCGGCGTGGTGAACCTCAAGGTGGAGCCGCAGGTGCTGGTGCCGCAGCTCCAGGTGCGGCTCGAACCGGAGGCGGGACGCCGGCTGGGACTGACGCCGGGAGACGTGCAGCGGGCAGTGGCCACGCTGCTGCAAGGCACGAAGGTGGGTGAGGTCTACCGCGACGAGCGCACCCTGGACGTCGTCGTGTGGGGCGAGGATTCCCTGCGCCAGGACGTGGCCGCGGTGAGGGCGCTGCGCCTGCTGGCCCCTTCGGGCATGCCCTACCGGCTGGGCGACGTGGCGCGGGTGGAGATTGCGTCCGTGCCCAACATCATCCAGCACGAGGGCGCTTCGCGCCGGCTGGACATCACCTGCGACGCCCGGGACCGTGCGCTGGGCGCGGTGGTCACCGACATCCGGGCCGCGCTTTCTGGCCTGGACTGGCCCACCGGCCACCACGCGGAGGTCCTGGGCGAGTACGCGGAACGCGAGAGCGCGCGGGCGCGGCTGCTGGGCTTCTCCGTCCTCGCGGTGCTGGGCATCGCCCTGGTGCTCTACCTGGACTTCCAGTCGGGCCGGCTCGTGGCCTTCACCCTGGGGACGCTGCCCTTCGCGCTGGTGGGCGGGGTGGTGGGCGTGCTGCTCACCGGCGGGGTCGTCTCCCTGGGCTCACTCGTGGGTTTCGTCACCGTGCTGGGCGTCGCCGCGCGCAACGGCATCCTCCTGGTGAGCCACTACCGCCACCTGGAGGCCAGCGAGGGCGTCCCGTTCGGAAGCGAGCTCGTCCTGCGCGGAACGCTGGAGCGGCTCCAGCCCATGGCGATGACGACGCTGACGACGGCCCTGGCGCTGGTCCCGCTGGTGGCGGGGGGCCTGAAGCCCGGGCAGGAGATTGAACACCCGATGGCCGTCGTCATCCTCGGGGGGCTGTTCTCCTCCGCCGTGCTCAACGTGCTGCTCGTCCCCTCCCTGTACCTGCGCTTCGGGAGGGGAGCCGCCAGCGGCGCTAGAGCTGGACCTTGA
- a CDS encoding efflux RND transporter periplasmic adaptor subunit — MNRFVRLVAVAGFVAPSLSCREQKPAAPPPAAAVSSHVAEASLATVTLQPQAEARLALRVQPVLKRSAARRQLLGGEVVVPSGNALVVTAPVAGGVVAEGATALRPGATVKRGDVLLRLVPLATVDRDLHAQARRAVDAASARDEAAAGRLARTQRLLEDGAGTERAVEEARAERAVAGSELEAARKRLELVGRSPLESDVSMRILAPRDGVLRQVSVAPGQSVTAGAPLFEVVGVTANWVRVPLFVDEVHRVKPDAPVRVHALLSGQDEGVEALPVMGPPSADPVSATVDRFYELPTSARFAPGQRVGVSLRFDAEDELLAVPASAVVYDALGGAWVYVREAEHVYARNRVDVVRLEGTDLLLGRGPREGTPVVAVGAAELFGTEFGAGH; from the coding sequence ATGAATAGGTTTGTCCGGCTCGTCGCTGTCGCCGGTTTCGTCGCTCCGTCGCTGTCCTGCCGGGAGCAGAAGCCCGCGGCGCCGCCACCCGCGGCGGCGGTGAGCTCCCACGTGGCAGAGGCTTCGCTGGCGACGGTGACGCTCCAGCCCCAGGCGGAAGCCAGGCTGGCCCTGCGCGTCCAGCCGGTGCTGAAGCGCAGTGCGGCGCGGCGGCAGTTGCTGGGCGGCGAGGTCGTGGTGCCGTCCGGCAATGCCCTGGTGGTGACCGCGCCCGTGGCGGGCGGCGTCGTGGCGGAGGGCGCCACCGCGCTGCGTCCCGGGGCCACGGTGAAGCGGGGCGACGTGCTGCTGCGGCTGGTGCCGCTCGCCACCGTGGACCGGGACCTCCATGCCCAGGCCCGCAGGGCGGTGGACGCGGCCAGTGCCCGCGACGAGGCCGCGGCGGGACGGCTCGCCCGCACGCAACGGCTCCTCGAGGATGGCGCGGGCACGGAGCGGGCCGTCGAGGAGGCCCGGGCCGAGCGCGCCGTCGCCGGGTCGGAGCTGGAGGCCGCGCGCAAGCGGCTGGAGCTGGTGGGCCGCTCACCGCTGGAGTCGGACGTCAGCATGCGCATCCTCGCGCCGCGAGATGGCGTCCTGCGCCAGGTGTCGGTCGCGCCCGGACAGTCCGTCACCGCGGGAGCCCCCCTCTTCGAGGTCGTGGGAGTCACCGCGAACTGGGTGCGCGTGCCCCTCTTCGTCGACGAGGTCCACCGCGTGAAGCCGGACGCGCCCGTGCGCGTGCACGCGCTCCTGTCCGGCCAGGACGAGGGCGTGGAAGCGCTGCCGGTGATGGGACCGCCCAGCGCGGACCCGGTCTCCGCCACGGTGGACCGGTTCTACGAATTGCCCACGTCCGCGCGCTTCGCGCCGGGCCAGCGCGTCGGAGTGTCGCTGCGCTTCGACGCGGAAGACGAGCTCCTCGCCGTGCCGGCGTCCGCCGTCGTCTACGACGCGCTGGGCGGGGCCTGGGTCTACGTGCGGGAGGCGGAGCACGTCTACGCCCGCAACCGCGTGGACGTCGTGCGCCTGGAGGGCACGGACCTGCTGCTCGGGCGGGGCCCACGGGAGGGCACCCCCGTGGTGGCGGTGGGCGCGGCGGAGCTGTTCGGCACGGAGTTCGGCGCGGGCCACTGA
- a CDS encoding TolC family protein: MMLTWLLLATACATSPYDRAWVSSELAARAAPLGPGADGAPSLPPGLADAATLDEGTAVAVALWNSAALQADMAQLGVSRADLAEAGALPNPTFSLLLPVGPRTIESSLLLPLFALWQRPARVAAAKAQVEQVARGLVQNGLDVARDVRVAHADWVLAEGRRGALEELAGLWSRTLELAEARLAAGDASRMEVAALRAEKLLAEDASRRSRTEVLLARERLRLLMGVVQSPLFAQALPRESPRESRALRPLPDLIQLAQAARPDVLATELGIQAAGSRLGWEQARIVNLLARLDVKPSTSANGSPQALWVPGVQLDVPIFNWNPGGVGRAEAELMRASARYVLLRQQVANEVLVARERVLQASTSLAAFQADILPALTAASDGARKAFDAGDAPFVWVLDALRRLADARLRALDLEADLRRALAQLDRGLGKQGVAHE, translated from the coding sequence ATGATGCTCACGTGGCTGCTGTTGGCCACGGCCTGTGCCACCTCGCCCTACGACCGGGCGTGGGTGTCCTCGGAGCTCGCGGCGCGTGCCGCCCCCCTGGGCCCCGGCGCGGATGGGGCCCCCTCCCTGCCGCCAGGCCTCGCGGACGCGGCGACCCTGGATGAAGGCACGGCCGTCGCCGTCGCCCTCTGGAACAGCGCCGCGCTCCAGGCGGACATGGCACAGCTCGGCGTCTCGCGGGCCGACCTGGCCGAGGCCGGAGCGCTTCCCAATCCCACGTTCTCCCTGCTGCTGCCCGTGGGCCCCCGGACCATCGAGTCCTCGCTGCTGCTCCCGCTGTTCGCTCTCTGGCAGCGCCCGGCCCGCGTCGCCGCAGCGAAGGCGCAGGTGGAGCAGGTTGCTCGCGGACTCGTGCAGAACGGCCTGGATGTCGCCAGGGATGTCCGCGTCGCCCACGCGGACTGGGTGCTCGCGGAAGGGCGGCGCGGGGCGTTGGAGGAGCTCGCGGGCCTGTGGTCACGGACGCTGGAGCTGGCCGAGGCGCGCCTGGCCGCAGGGGATGCCAGCCGCATGGAGGTGGCCGCGCTGCGTGCGGAGAAGCTGCTGGCGGAGGACGCCTCCCGGCGCTCGCGCACGGAGGTGCTGCTGGCCCGAGAGCGGTTGCGGCTCCTGATGGGCGTGGTCCAGAGCCCCCTGTTCGCGCAGGCCCTCCCCAGGGAGTCCCCCCGCGAGTCGCGCGCCCTGCGTCCGCTCCCCGACCTCATCCAGTTGGCGCAGGCCGCCCGGCCCGACGTGCTCGCCACGGAGCTGGGCATCCAGGCGGCGGGGAGCCGGCTGGGCTGGGAGCAGGCGCGCATCGTCAACCTGCTCGCGCGGCTGGACGTGAAGCCGTCGACGTCCGCGAACGGCTCGCCCCAGGCGCTGTGGGTCCCGGGCGTGCAGCTGGACGTTCCCATCTTCAACTGGAACCCCGGTGGCGTCGGCCGCGCGGAGGCGGAGCTGATGCGCGCCTCCGCCCGCTACGTGCTGCTGCGGCAGCAGGTCGCGAACGAGGTCCTCGTGGCCCGGGAGCGCGTGCTCCAGGCGTCCACGTCGCTCGCGGCCTTCCAGGCGGACATCCTCCCCGCGTTGACGGCCGCGAGCGACGGCGCGCGGAAGGCCTTCGATGCCGGAGATGCGCCGTTCGTGTGGGTGCTGGATGCCCTGCGCCGGCTGGCCGACGCCCGGCTCCGCGCCCTTGACCTCGAAGCGGACCTGCGCCGCGCGCTCGCCCAACTGGACCGCGGTCTGGGCAAACAGGGAGTGGCTCATGAATAG
- a CDS encoding response regulator transcription factor, whose product MRVLVVDDHQELRALVAQALERDGHVVRQAGDVEQARQALLDAVDVIVLDIGLPDGSGLSLCRELRADGVQTPILILTAHNRVAERVEGLDAGADDFLGKPFAIAELRARVRAIGRRRERASTVLVQLGDVVLDFGRREALRAGRAVPVTAREWAILETLAAHGDRVVGRDALLESVWGEVSSGAASSLEVLVGRIRRKLGEDVVRTLRGEGYGLGSG is encoded by the coding sequence ATGCGAGTCCTCGTCGTCGATGACCACCAGGAACTGCGCGCCCTCGTCGCTCAGGCGCTGGAGCGCGACGGCCATGTCGTCCGGCAGGCCGGCGACGTGGAACAGGCGCGGCAGGCGCTCCTGGACGCGGTGGACGTCATCGTGCTCGACATCGGGCTACCGGATGGCTCCGGGCTCTCGCTCTGCCGGGAGCTGCGCGCGGACGGCGTCCAGACGCCCATCCTCATCCTCACCGCCCACAACCGCGTGGCCGAGCGGGTGGAGGGGCTGGACGCGGGCGCGGACGACTTCCTGGGCAAGCCCTTCGCCATCGCGGAGCTGCGGGCGCGGGTGCGCGCCATTGGACGGCGGAGGGAGCGGGCCAGCACCGTCCTCGTCCAGCTGGGCGACGTGGTGCTCGACTTCGGCCGGAGGGAAGCGCTCCGCGCCGGCCGTGCCGTGCCCGTCACCGCGCGGGAGTGGGCCATCCTGGAGACGCTGGCCGCGCATGGAGACCGCGTCGTGGGCCGGGACGCGCTGCTGGAATCCGTCTGGGGCGAGGTCTCCAGCGGGGCCGCGAGCAGCCTGGAGGTCCTGGTCGGGAGGATCCGCCGCAAGCTGGGCGAGGACGTGGTGCGCACGCTGCGCGGCGAGGGGTATGGCCTTGGAAGCGGCTGA
- a CDS encoding sensor histidine kinase: protein MLAVTLAGSALTAGATGLIAYRLLLAGEDRRLRDAAVDLVEESARMTAAEAAAAAHDEQKELSAFGIHIALFSGNEWLGGTPGVPVHVGCDWSRLPGESGVRLCGVPGHGRLAVAMERLESIPLLRLALPLAALIAAGCSALLSLWVSRRVARWAARPLTELSEALSRIEPGGPLPAPLHAPARYSEVNAVRTALVDLLTRLHEALDQSRRFAANAAHELRTPLTTLRAELELQAETPQPTDTAQALERMLRTVTSLGVLVERLLVLADGTRGALELSEPVSLSDIVEDVLRALPEGEQRRIEVEALTRGIIPGDGHLLRQLVDNVVENALKFSNGGRVRVSLQQTGEATLLEVRDEGPGIAPEDSMRVFEPFYRTPNARAGKQGHGIGLSLVALVAQAHRAHAEFLPSPRGAHLRLSFPRDGHPGAPGPGC from the coding sequence ATGCTGGCGGTCACCCTGGCCGGCAGCGCGCTCACGGCCGGAGCCACCGGGCTGATTGCCTACCGCCTGCTGCTGGCGGGCGAGGACCGGCGCCTGCGGGACGCGGCGGTGGACCTGGTGGAGGAGTCCGCCAGGATGACAGCCGCGGAAGCGGCGGCCGCGGCCCATGACGAGCAGAAGGAGCTCTCCGCCTTCGGCATCCACATCGCCCTGTTCTCGGGGAACGAATGGCTGGGCGGCACGCCCGGCGTCCCCGTCCACGTTGGCTGTGATTGGTCCCGGCTTCCGGGCGAGTCGGGTGTGAGGCTTTGCGGCGTGCCGGGCCACGGGCGGCTGGCGGTGGCGATGGAGCGACTCGAAAGCATCCCCCTCTTGCGGCTCGCCCTCCCGCTGGCCGCGCTGATTGCCGCGGGCTGCTCGGCCCTGCTGAGCCTGTGGGTGAGCCGGCGCGTGGCGCGCTGGGCGGCCCGGCCCCTCACGGAGCTGAGCGAGGCGCTTTCGCGCATCGAGCCCGGCGGTCCCCTCCCCGCCCCCCTCCATGCCCCGGCCCGCTACAGCGAGGTGAACGCCGTGCGCACCGCGCTGGTGGACCTGCTCACGCGCCTCCATGAAGCCCTGGACCAGTCGCGCCGCTTCGCCGCCAATGCCGCGCATGAGCTCCGCACGCCCCTGACCACGCTGCGGGCGGAGCTGGAGCTCCAGGCGGAAACCCCACAGCCCACGGACACCGCACAGGCGCTGGAGCGGATGCTCCGGACGGTGACGTCGCTGGGGGTGCTGGTGGAGCGGCTGCTGGTGCTGGCGGATGGGACGCGGGGCGCGCTCGAGCTCTCCGAGCCGGTGAGCCTGTCGGACATCGTGGAGGACGTCTTGCGCGCCCTGCCCGAAGGCGAGCAGCGCCGCATCGAGGTCGAAGCCCTTACCCGGGGCATCATCCCAGGGGATGGCCATCTCCTGCGGCAGCTCGTCGACAACGTGGTGGAGAACGCGCTCAAGTTCTCCAACGGCGGGCGCGTCCGCGTGTCCCTCCAGCAGACCGGGGAAGCCACGCTCCTCGAGGTGCGCGACGAGGGGCCGGGCATCGCGCCCGAGGACTCGATGCGCGTCTTCGAACCCTTCTACCGAACGCCGAACGCCCGCGCCGGGAAGCAGGGCCATGGAATCGGCCTGTCCCTGGTGGCCCTCGTCGCCCAGGCCCACCGGGCCCACGCGGAGTTCCTCCCCTCGCCGCGGGGAGCCCACCTGCGGTTGTCATTCCCCCGGGACGGCCACCCCGGTGCCCCCGGGCCTGGTTGCTAG
- a CDS encoding response regulator transcription factor, producing the protein MSILIVEDELRVRAFISRGLTEEGFRVRESVDGAQAQEMMRHERFALIILDWMLPGLSGLDLLRALRAKQDTTPILMLTAKDAVADRISALNAGADDYLIKPFAFEELLARIRAILRRVDNRATPLLSHEDLTMDPTTRKVVRAGVEIPLTTREYALLQFMLEHAGEVLSRTRIVQAVWEHDFETFSNVVEVYIRYLRAKVDKPFPTRLIHTVRGVGYVLRSRA; encoded by the coding sequence GTGTCCATCCTCATCGTCGAAGACGAACTGCGGGTCCGCGCCTTCATCTCACGGGGCCTCACGGAAGAGGGCTTCCGCGTGCGCGAGAGCGTGGACGGCGCGCAGGCCCAGGAAATGATGCGTCACGAGCGCTTCGCGCTCATCATCCTGGACTGGATGCTGCCGGGGCTGTCCGGGCTGGACCTGCTCCGGGCGCTGCGTGCGAAGCAGGACACCACGCCCATCCTCATGCTCACCGCGAAGGACGCGGTCGCGGACCGCATCAGCGCGCTCAATGCCGGCGCGGACGACTATCTCATCAAGCCCTTTGCCTTCGAGGAGCTGCTGGCGCGCATCCGCGCCATCCTCCGCCGCGTCGACAACCGCGCCACGCCACTGCTGAGCCACGAGGACCTGACCATGGACCCCACCACCCGGAAGGTGGTCAGGGCCGGCGTGGAGATTCCGCTGACCACCCGGGAGTACGCGCTCCTGCAATTCATGCTCGAGCACGCGGGCGAGGTCCTGTCCCGGACCCGCATCGTGCAGGCCGTGTGGGAGCACGACTTCGAGACCTTCTCCAACGTCGTGGAGGTCTACATCCGCTATCTCCGGGCCAAGGTGGACAAGCCCTTTCCCACCAGGCTCATCCACACCGTGCGCGGCGTGGGCTACGTGCTCCGGAGCCGCGCGTGA
- a CDS encoding sensor histidine kinase, with the protein MRRPRTLREQLTSFFVGAVLGTTLLYGVLVTAVLATGEYIEHSADPSQGLHEGIFDEALQALGAILLSMPFAVLGSRAIGGALTRKALAPLREARDRVRAARASELDLCLPDGGTGDEWDTLAATLNELLSDARASLARIRAFTSDAAHELRTPLTIILGETEVSLRRERTPEEYRHTLAIVLDETRRLTHLVDALLQLARSDAGTQVMTVEPVDLYALARLSLQRTEQHLAAQSRSLTLELKGGPTQVRGSPVLLTHVLDNLLSNARRHARERIRVELDATDTGVHVTVGDDGEGVDAAFQARLFQRFARADPSRQGDGTGLGLAVSRTLAEAHGGTLDYARVDGESRFTLRLPKPEASGAPPLPAGHASPDRTTS; encoded by the coding sequence GTGAGGCGTCCGCGCACGCTCCGCGAACAGCTGACCTCCTTCTTCGTCGGCGCCGTCCTGGGAACCACCCTCCTCTACGGTGTGCTGGTGACGGCGGTGCTGGCCACCGGGGAGTACATCGAACACTCCGCGGACCCCAGCCAGGGGCTGCACGAGGGAATCTTCGACGAAGCCCTGCAGGCCCTGGGCGCCATCCTCCTCAGCATGCCGTTCGCGGTGCTGGGGTCCAGGGCGATTGGCGGCGCGCTGACCCGCAAGGCGCTGGCACCGCTGCGTGAAGCAAGAGACCGGGTCCGCGCCGCGCGGGCCTCGGAGCTGGACCTGTGCCTTCCCGACGGGGGAACCGGGGACGAGTGGGACACGCTGGCAGCGACCCTGAATGAGCTCCTCTCGGATGCCCGCGCGTCGCTCGCACGCATCCGTGCCTTCACCTCCGACGCGGCGCACGAGCTGCGCACGCCGCTCACCATCATCCTGGGCGAGACGGAGGTCAGCCTGCGCAGGGAGCGGACGCCTGAGGAGTACCGCCACACGTTGGCCATCGTGCTCGATGAGACCCGCCGGCTCACCCACCTGGTGGACGCGCTGCTCCAGCTGGCGCGCTCGGATGCCGGCACCCAGGTGATGACCGTGGAGCCCGTGGACCTGTACGCCCTGGCGCGGCTGTCGCTCCAGCGCACGGAGCAGCACCTGGCGGCGCAATCCCGGAGCCTGACGCTGGAGCTGAAGGGCGGCCCCACGCAGGTCCGGGGCAGTCCGGTCCTGTTGACCCACGTGCTGGACAACCTGCTCTCCAATGCACGCCGCCACGCCCGCGAGCGCATCCGCGTGGAGCTGGACGCGACGGACACGGGCGTCCACGTCACCGTGGGGGATGACGGCGAGGGTGTGGACGCCGCCTTCCAGGCCCGGCTCTTCCAGCGCTTCGCCCGGGCGGACCCGTCGCGGCAGGGCGACGGCACCGGCCTGGGGCTCGCGGTGTCGCGGACCCTCGCCGAGGCACATGGCGGGACGCTCGACTACGCGCGGGTCGACGGCGAAAGCCGCTTCACCTTGCGCCTCCCGAAGCCGGAAGCGTCTGGCGCGCCGCCACTTCCGGCCGGGCATGCCAGCCCTGACAGGACCACATCTTGA
- a CDS encoding glycosyltransferase family 39 protein — MPSTVGGAAHRPGWPWGLGATLGLVLVRLLYAGQVELAPQEAYYWQYTRHLDLSYLDHPPMCAWWMALSVRLLGDSQLALRLPAILSSAALGGVLYSLGKRLYSPAAGVLAAIAANATVLFGLGAVVMTPDVPLVLFWAAALRVLCELVLPDGQGPGRFGWRWYLLGVFCGGGLLSKYTAALLPLQVLGTALVTRRGREALRTPHPYAACLLMLAVFSPVLLWNQAHDWASFAFQTTGRARTVDGFHGYLVGRYVGLQALAVGPLLYLALLLTAGVLVRQAWRGDARARLLAFASVPGLALFTLMSPLHWVKMNWVAPAYLGLMVAAAAGAWALRQHRAVRGYAALSVGLGAVLMTGMYLMPLCPWIPFRERDNLVSGWRELAEAVQRHREAAGTPAPLVVGWGYKTASELAYYLPDRPETQSDSALGGDGLAYDFWLDRVRPGADALVVADLRQPLRDAAVRLEAHCAAVRELPPVTVHRGDRPVTTFKMWSCQGWHARPEVAARQTLPASGGAR; from the coding sequence ATGCCGAGCACGGTCGGAGGAGCCGCCCATCGCCCTGGGTGGCCATGGGGACTGGGGGCGACCCTGGGGCTCGTGCTCGTGCGGCTGCTCTACGCGGGGCAGGTGGAGCTGGCGCCGCAGGAGGCCTATTACTGGCAATACACGCGCCACCTGGACCTGTCCTATCTGGACCATCCTCCGATGTGCGCCTGGTGGATGGCGCTGTCCGTCCGGCTCCTGGGCGACTCGCAGCTCGCCCTGCGCCTGCCCGCCATCCTGTCCTCGGCCGCACTCGGGGGGGTCCTGTATTCGCTCGGCAAGCGGCTGTACTCGCCCGCGGCCGGGGTACTGGCGGCGATCGCCGCGAATGCCACGGTCCTCTTCGGCCTGGGAGCGGTGGTGATGACGCCGGATGTCCCGCTCGTGCTGTTCTGGGCCGCCGCGCTGCGCGTGCTCTGCGAGTTGGTGCTGCCCGATGGCCAGGGCCCCGGGCGTTTTGGATGGCGCTGGTATCTGCTGGGCGTGTTCTGTGGGGGCGGGCTGCTGTCGAAATACACCGCCGCGCTGCTGCCGCTCCAGGTGCTGGGGACGGCGCTGGTGACACGGCGGGGCCGTGAGGCCCTGCGCACCCCGCATCCCTACGCCGCGTGCCTCCTCATGCTCGCGGTGTTCTCACCGGTGCTGCTCTGGAACCAGGCGCATGACTGGGCGTCCTTCGCGTTCCAGACCACCGGTCGCGCCCGGACGGTGGATGGCTTCCATGGCTATCTCGTTGGCCGCTACGTGGGACTGCAGGCGCTGGCCGTGGGGCCGCTGCTCTACCTGGCGCTGCTGCTGACGGCGGGCGTCCTCGTGCGCCAGGCGTGGAGGGGAGATGCCCGCGCACGGCTGTTGGCATTCGCCAGCGTGCCAGGACTCGCCCTGTTCACCCTGATGAGCCCCCTGCACTGGGTGAAGATGAACTGGGTGGCCCCCGCGTACCTGGGCTTGATGGTGGCCGCCGCCGCGGGGGCGTGGGCGTTGCGCCAGCACCGGGCCGTGCGCGGCTACGCGGCGCTGAGCGTGGGCCTGGGCGCGGTGCTGATGACAGGCATGTATCTGATGCCGCTCTGCCCGTGGATTCCCTTTCGCGAGCGCGACAACCTGGTGAGCGGCTGGCGTGAGCTGGCCGAAGCCGTGCAACGGCACCGCGAGGCTGCCGGCACGCCCGCACCGCTGGTGGTGGGATGGGGCTACAAGACGGCGAGCGAGCTGGCCTACTACCTGCCCGACCGCCCGGAGACCCAGTCCGACTCCGCGCTGGGCGGCGACGGGCTGGCGTATGACTTCTGGCTGGACCGGGTGCGTCCCGGCGCGGACGCCCTCGTCGTCGCGGACCTGCGCCAGCCACTGCGCGACGCGGCGGTGCGGCTGGAGGCGCATTGCGCGGCGGTGCGCGAGCTGCCCCCTGTGACGGTGCACCGCGGCGACCGGCCGGTGACGACCTTCAAGATGTGGTCCTGTCAGGGCTGGCATGCCCGGCCGGAAGTGGCGGCGCGCCAGACGCTTCCGGCTTCGGGAGGCGCAAGGTGA